The candidate division KSB1 bacterium genome includes a region encoding these proteins:
- a CDS encoding YIP1 family protein, with product MVKLFDRMWRASLLDVDLYEEVEADPTATKQAMAAVILSSVAAGIATLGSGGIVGLVAGAIGALIGWFIWAFLTYLIGTRLLPEETTEADLGQLLRTIGFSSSPGVIRVVGIVPPLRGLASFAAAVWMLVAMVLAVRQALDYRSTARAVLVCLLGWFVQLVIGAILLRLLS from the coding sequence ATGGTAAAGCTCTTCGACCGCATGTGGAGGGCAAGCCTCCTGGACGTGGATCTGTACGAGGAGGTGGAGGCGGATCCGACAGCAACCAAGCAGGCTATGGCAGCAGTGATCCTATCCAGCGTTGCAGCGGGGATCGCCACTCTCGGATCCGGGGGGATTGTGGGCCTGGTAGCGGGAGCCATCGGGGCGCTCATCGGTTGGTTCATCTGGGCTTTCCTCACGTACCTGATCGGTACCCGGCTCCTGCCCGAGGAAACCACCGAGGCGGATCTCGGTCAGCTCCTGCGGACGATCGGCTTCTCCAGCTCTCCTGGGGTGATCCGGGTGGTGGGCATCGTCCCGCCCCTGCGCGGGCTGGCATCGTTCGCTGCGGCGGTGTGGATGCTGGTCGCCATGGTGCTTGCCGTAAGGCAGGCGCTGGACTACCGCAGCACGGCGCGGGCGGTCCTGGTGTGCCTGCTCGGCTGGTTTGTCCAGCTGGTGATTGGTGCGATCCTGCTGCGGCTTCTAAGCTGA
- a CDS encoding low molecular weight protein arginine phosphatase, producing MRRGRFLVLFVCTGNSCRSPMAEGILRQKLPESLRPRVLVRSAGTLGIEGERATPFAIQAAREHGVDISHHRSARLTESLVRDADLILAMEPEHVEYLIDRFPEAADRVHLLTSYGRAEGEGRAIEDPIGMGLDTYRRTYAEIDAEIERILPQLERSAREALRLPLDGTPREGEGA from the coding sequence ATGAGAAGGGGACGCTTCCTGGTTCTTTTTGTGTGTACCGGCAACAGCTGCCGCAGCCCCATGGCCGAGGGGATCCTGCGCCAGAAACTGCCCGAATCGCTCCGCCCACGGGTGCTTGTGCGCTCGGCCGGCACCCTGGGGATCGAAGGGGAGAGGGCTACACCGTTTGCCATCCAGGCGGCGCGAGAACACGGGGTGGACATTTCCCACCACCGTTCCGCTCGCCTCACCGAATCCCTCGTCCGCGACGCCGATCTGATTCTGGCCATGGAGCCAGAGCATGTGGAGTACCTGATCGACCGCTTCCCGGAAGCGGCCGACAGGGTTCACCTCCTGACCAGCTACGGGCGGGCCGAAGGGGAGGGAAGAGCGATCGAGGACCCCATTGGAATGGGTCTCGACACCTACCGCCGAACGTACGCGGAGATTGACGCTGAGATCGAGCGCATTCTTCCTCAGCTGGAGCGCTCCGCCCGGGAGGCGCTGCGGCTTCCCCTGGACGGCACACCCCGGGAGGGGGAAGGGGCATGA
- a CDS encoding DUF3108 domain-containing protein: MTKKRMLLLALGTALVLHGVLTRAQDGSTGEKAKTEVSPLASGPGIASRALPFGVGEKLSYQVRYGRVNAGSAEMRIEGLAEVRGHLCFRAVTTIESNSFFSRFYTVRDYLESLIDSEGVFPWAFEKRLHEGKYRAHVQAQYDHASGIAVVNGDTVRIPAGVQDVLSIFYYVRTQPMEVGKAIEVANHDNKKVAILELRVLRRERVRTEAGEFDAFVIEPRVKETGQQAGLFRQKGEAWIWFSADSRRLPVLIKSKMYFGSLTLELAEVEYLTSHAMAQQARGE; encoded by the coding sequence GTGACGAAAAAACGGATGCTCCTCCTTGCACTCGGAACGGCCCTGGTTCTCCACGGGGTGCTGACCCGGGCCCAGGATGGTTCCACAGGCGAGAAGGCAAAGACGGAGGTCTCACCGCTCGCGTCCGGGCCGGGGATAGCATCCCGCGCTCTGCCGTTCGGAGTGGGGGAGAAGCTGAGCTATCAGGTGCGCTACGGGCGCGTGAACGCGGGCTCGGCCGAGATGAGGATCGAGGGCCTGGCGGAGGTGAGGGGACACCTCTGCTTCCGGGCCGTAACGACCATCGAATCCAATTCCTTCTTCAGCCGATTCTACACGGTGCGGGACTACCTGGAGTCCCTGATTGACTCGGAGGGGGTTTTCCCTTGGGCCTTTGAGAAGCGCCTGCACGAAGGAAAATACCGGGCGCACGTGCAGGCGCAGTACGACCACGCCTCCGGGATCGCGGTGGTCAACGGCGACACGGTGCGCATCCCCGCGGGTGTGCAAGACGTGCTGTCCATCTTCTACTACGTCCGCACTCAACCCATGGAGGTGGGCAAGGCCATCGAGGTGGCCAACCACGATAATAAGAAGGTCGCGATCCTCGAGCTGAGGGTGCTGCGGCGAGAAAGGGTGCGAACGGAAGCGGGCGAGTTCGACGCCTTCGTCATTGAGCCGCGAGTGAAGGAAACAGGCCAGCAAGCTGGCCTATTCCGCCAGAAGGGGGAGGCATGGATCTGGTTCTCAGCAGACAGCCGCCGGCTACCCGTACTGATCAAGAGCAAGATGTACTTTGGGAGCCTCACACTGGAATTGGCAGAGGTCGAGTATCTCACCTCGCACGCCATGGCGCAACAAGCGAGAGGAGAGTGA
- a CDS encoding response regulator: MESAKIVVADDEFAVVRSVCRLLARAGYCCLPARDGEEALQLVQSEKPSAILLDLDMPGINGLEVLRQLKADPELRHIPVCILSAIGTFVQRDGTPLEHAWAVMPKPFEPRGLLHMVREMLRNPEREQAGVGPEEILPL; the protein is encoded by the coding sequence ATGGAATCCGCCAAGATCGTGGTGGCCGACGACGAATTTGCCGTTGTTCGCTCCGTCTGCCGGCTCCTGGCCCGGGCCGGCTACTGCTGCCTCCCCGCCAGGGACGGCGAGGAGGCGCTCCAGCTGGTACAGTCCGAAAAACCCAGCGCCATCTTGCTGGACCTGGACATGCCGGGGATCAACGGGCTGGAGGTTCTGCGCCAGTTAAAGGCCGATCCGGAGCTCCGGCATATCCCCGTTTGTATCCTCTCGGCGATCGGTACCTTTGTCCAACGCGACGGAACACCCCTGGAGCACGCCTGGGCTGTGATGCCGAAACCTTTTGAGCCCAGGGGGCTGCTCCATATGGTTCGGGAAATGCTCCGGAACCCCGAGCGAGAACAGGCAGGCGTCGGTCCCGAGGAGATTCTGCCTCTGTAG
- a CDS encoding TrkA family potassium uptake protein, whose protein sequence is MRSFAVIGVSSFGYYVCRYLVERGFYVLAIDNDEAKINRVKEIVQKAVIADATDKEALERLGLGDFDAVIVSLGDRIDASILVTLYLRQLGVKEIIAKAITEDHGKILDLIGATTVLFPEKDSAYRLAHSLDSASVLDYIPLTPGISIIEMAAPSEFLGKTLAELDLRRRFNVQVVMIKELVPEKVTVVPSGDHVLKDSDVLVVLGRDEDLQKLQQLK, encoded by the coding sequence ATGCGTTCCTTCGCCGTAATTGGTGTGAGTAGCTTCGGTTACTACGTGTGCCGATACCTGGTGGAACGCGGCTTCTACGTACTGGCCATCGACAACGACGAGGCCAAGATCAACCGCGTCAAGGAAATCGTCCAGAAGGCGGTGATTGCCGACGCGACAGACAAGGAGGCCCTGGAACGCCTTGGACTGGGCGATTTCGACGCCGTGATCGTCAGCCTGGGCGATCGCATCGATGCGAGCATCCTGGTGACCCTCTACCTGCGGCAGCTGGGGGTCAAGGAGATCATCGCCAAAGCCATCACCGAGGATCACGGCAAGATTCTCGACCTGATCGGCGCCACAACCGTGCTCTTCCCGGAGAAGGATAGCGCCTACCGCCTGGCGCACAGCCTGGACAGCGCGTCGGTGTTGGACTACATTCCCCTTACGCCAGGGATCAGCATCATCGAGATGGCCGCTCCGTCGGAGTTCCTCGGCAAGACCCTGGCCGAGCTCGATCTGCGCCGCCGGTTCAACGTTCAGGTAGTGATGATCAAGGAGCTGGTTCCGGAAAAGGTCACCGTGGTACCCAGCGGCGATCACGTACTCAAGGACAGTGACGTCCTGGTTGTCCTCGGCAGGGACGAGGACCTGCAGAAGCTACAGCAGCTGAAATGA
- a CDS encoding HD domain-containing protein, giving the protein MPTNGTSQSWDSILEHGRFVRFLSLVAQTFGIELLLCDRKGQCLLHVTPKLEVRQEARRPLPLPIDLGTGNGALCRLYLNGWNQPVSEEVATSIGALVRERLLYELENEEEKDSLSDELIDAYQELNLWYNLGDSVSNVTDPDAICEYIAGQVLDLLSCQAVGIYLLDPQTQVIRLHTSLGRTPPPQEVQGLPVWSSAFRSVVTQGQILTITQLASLGGTERELGSEWPVPLLAVPMRARRETVGVLVAAGERRKGDRRSTPELFSSGKRRLLSALGSQAAVLLQNARLYNEFRGLFYSTVGALADAVDAKDPYTHGHSRRVATYAVAIAKRLDLTPPELADLELAGLLHDVGKIGVSEAVLHKPGKLSPREFEHMKEHVVQGAQIVGRVEPMNRLVPLILHHHERYDGNGYPHGLAGDRIPLGARILAVADAFDAMTSSRPYRPAMSVEEAVHEIQTHSGTQFDPEVVEAFLDYVQSTDFVYDRSLYESSFPIVREVRRLPPMLGKYLTGIELSEPWSDRR; this is encoded by the coding sequence ATGCCGACGAACGGCACCAGTCAGAGCTGGGACAGCATCCTCGAACACGGGCGGTTCGTTCGATTCCTTTCCCTGGTGGCGCAGACGTTTGGGATCGAGCTTCTTCTGTGCGACCGGAAGGGCCAGTGCCTGCTGCACGTAACGCCCAAGTTGGAGGTGCGGCAGGAAGCCCGCCGGCCGCTACCCCTCCCCATTGATCTCGGGACGGGGAATGGCGCTCTCTGCCGCCTCTACCTGAACGGCTGGAACCAGCCGGTGAGCGAGGAGGTGGCGACCTCGATCGGTGCGCTGGTCCGCGAACGCTTGCTCTACGAACTGGAAAACGAGGAGGAGAAGGACAGCCTGTCGGACGAGCTCATCGACGCCTACCAGGAGCTCAATCTCTGGTACAATCTGGGCGATTCGGTGAGCAACGTGACCGACCCGGACGCGATCTGCGAATACATCGCCGGGCAGGTCCTGGATCTGCTTTCTTGTCAGGCGGTGGGTATCTACCTGCTGGATCCTCAGACCCAGGTTATCCGGCTCCATACTTCGCTGGGCAGAACGCCTCCCCCGCAGGAGGTGCAGGGTCTTCCTGTGTGGAGCAGCGCCTTCCGGTCGGTTGTCACCCAGGGCCAGATCCTAACGATCACCCAACTCGCTTCGCTGGGCGGCACGGAGAGGGAGCTTGGAAGCGAGTGGCCGGTACCCCTTCTGGCCGTTCCCATGCGGGCGCGCCGGGAAACCGTTGGGGTGCTGGTCGCCGCCGGAGAGCGTCGCAAAGGCGATCGCCGGAGCACGCCTGAGCTGTTCTCTTCGGGCAAACGAAGGCTTCTCTCCGCCCTCGGCAGCCAGGCCGCCGTCCTGCTGCAGAATGCCCGCCTGTACAATGAGTTCCGCGGCCTTTTCTACAGCACCGTGGGGGCGCTGGCGGATGCGGTCGATGCCAAGGACCCCTACACCCACGGCCATTCCCGGCGCGTGGCCACCTACGCCGTAGCCATCGCCAAGCGGCTGGACCTGACCCCGCCGGAGCTGGCCGATCTGGAACTGGCCGGTCTCCTGCACGACGTGGGAAAGATCGGGGTCTCGGAGGCCGTGCTCCATAAGCCCGGCAAGCTCTCCCCGCGGGAATTCGAGCACATGAAAGAACACGTCGTCCAGGGAGCGCAGATTGTGGGTCGTGTGGAGCCTATGAACCGGTTGGTGCCCCTGATCCTCCACCACCACGAGCGCTACGATGGAAACGGCTACCCTCACGGCCTGGCGGGGGACAGGATTCCCCTTGGTGCTCGCATTCTGGCGGTGGCCGACGCTTTTGACGCCATGACCTCCAGCCGACCCTACCGGCCGGCCATGTCCGTAGAGGAGGCCGTGCACGAAATCCAGACCCACAGCGGTACCCAGTTTGATCCCGAAGTCGTGGAAGCCTTCCTGGACTACGTACAGAGCACGGATTTCGTCTACGACCGCAGCCTGTACGAATCCAGCTTCCCGATCGTGAGGGAGGTCCGGCGCCTCCCACCGATGCTGGGAAAGTACCTGACCGGCATCGAGCTCAGCGAGCCCTGGTCGGACCGCCGGTGA
- the queC gene encoding 7-cyano-7-deazaguanine synthase QueC: MRSRPLAVVLLSGGLDSCVTAAIAAQSFRLALLHVNYGQRTERRELEAFRQIAAFFRPEHTLEVDLPHLGRIGGSSLTDPTRPVEDYHQVREGIPSTYVPFRNGLLLAVATGWAEVLGAEAVFIGAVEPDAPGYPDCRPAFFEAFQKAVDLGTRPETHIRVVTPVIGCTKVEIVRKGLELGAPLHLTWSCYRNEDVACGVCDSCYRRLEAFRLAGVPDPIPYARIPEGR, encoded by the coding sequence GTGAGAAGCCGCCCCCTTGCCGTTGTGCTCCTGAGCGGTGGCCTGGACAGCTGCGTCACAGCGGCCATCGCGGCGCAGAGCTTCCGGCTCGCTCTGCTGCACGTGAACTACGGGCAGCGCACCGAGCGCAGAGAGCTGGAGGCGTTCCGTCAAATCGCGGCCTTCTTCCGCCCGGAACACACCTTGGAGGTCGATCTGCCCCACCTCGGCCGCATCGGGGGGAGCAGTCTGACGGACCCGACCCGGCCCGTCGAGGACTACCACCAGGTCCGTGAGGGAATCCCCTCGACCTACGTTCCCTTCCGCAACGGCCTCCTGCTGGCGGTAGCGACAGGGTGGGCCGAGGTGCTGGGGGCGGAGGCGGTGTTCATCGGCGCGGTCGAACCCGACGCTCCGGGCTATCCCGACTGCCGTCCCGCGTTCTTCGAGGCCTTCCAGAAGGCGGTGGATCTCGGCACGCGCCCAGAAACACACATCCGCGTCGTCACGCCGGTGATCGGCTGCACGAAGGTGGAGATCGTGCGCAAAGGTCTGGAGCTTGGAGCGCCCTTGCACCTCACCTGGAGCTGTTACCGCAACGAGGACGTCGCCTGCGGCGTGTGCGACAGCTGCTACCGGCGCCTCGAAGCCTTCCGACTTGCGGGCGTGCCAGATCCCATCCCCTACGCCCGGATTCCCGAAGGTAGGTGA
- a CDS encoding TrkH family potassium uptake protein: protein MQRRSEPSSVEAARLLLVSFAGAIAVGTALLVLPAASTGTPLRLIDALFTATSAVCVTGLTVVDTATRLTPYGQAVVLLLLQAGGLGIMTLSTFFSFLVARRVSVRGRELLEETLSGPLSKPSRLLLATMSFTFAAELVGALLLLLRFAPQYGMGQGLWLAVFHSVSAFCNAGFSLFSDSLMRYVGDPLVNGVVASLIILGGLGFLVVYDLAGLRRRSPLVRPSLHTRLVFRTTLALILAGTVLLLFFEAPATLRSLPWPQKLLASFFQSVTARTAGFNTLDIGSMSNASLLVLIALMFIGASPGSTGGGIKTTTFATVVCLVWDRLRGRTDLVMMNRRVSERLLTKAMTVFFLSLALVWMSTAALLAAEGWRSDPQHADFVRYLFEATSAFGTVGLSTGVTPGLSVLGKLILIVTMFVGRLGPVTLALTVTASEVQHFRYPEGEFLVG, encoded by the coding sequence ATGCAGCGCCGTTCGGAGCCAAGCTCCGTAGAAGCGGCTCGCTTGCTCCTGGTCAGTTTCGCAGGGGCGATCGCCGTGGGCACCGCCCTTCTGGTCCTCCCGGCAGCCAGTACCGGCACGCCCCTGCGCCTAATCGACGCCCTGTTCACAGCCACCTCCGCCGTGTGCGTGACGGGACTGACCGTGGTCGATACCGCCACCCGACTCACCCCCTATGGCCAGGCGGTGGTGCTCCTGCTCTTGCAAGCGGGCGGCCTGGGCATCATGACCCTGAGCACGTTCTTCTCTTTTCTGGTAGCCCGAAGGGTCTCCGTGCGAGGTCGCGAGCTCCTGGAGGAGACCCTCTCCGGCCCCCTCTCGAAACCCTCTCGTCTTCTCCTGGCGACGATGAGCTTCACCTTCGCCGCCGAGCTGGTGGGCGCCCTCCTCCTGCTTCTCCGCTTTGCCCCGCAATATGGGATGGGCCAGGGACTATGGCTGGCCGTCTTCCATTCCGTAAGCGCCTTCTGCAATGCCGGCTTCTCCCTGTTCTCGGACAGCCTGATGCGCTACGTAGGCGATCCCCTGGTGAACGGGGTGGTCGCCTCCCTGATCATCCTCGGAGGCCTGGGCTTTCTGGTGGTGTACGACCTGGCGGGACTACGCCGGAGGTCGCCGCTGGTGCGCCCGAGCCTCCACACCCGCCTCGTATTCCGGACGACCCTGGCCCTGATCCTGGCGGGCACGGTCCTGCTCCTGTTCTTCGAGGCTCCTGCCACCCTCCGATCCCTGCCATGGCCGCAAAAGCTCCTGGCCTCGTTCTTCCAGTCGGTTACCGCGCGGACGGCCGGGTTCAATACGCTGGACATCGGGTCGATGTCCAACGCCTCCCTTCTTGTACTGATTGCCCTGATGTTCATCGGCGCCTCCCCAGGGTCGACGGGCGGCGGCATCAAGACCACGACCTTTGCTACGGTGGTGTGTCTGGTTTGGGATCGTCTGCGCGGCCGCACGGATCTTGTGATGATGAACCGGCGGGTCTCGGAGCGGCTCCTCACCAAGGCGATGACCGTCTTCTTCTTGTCCCTGGCGCTGGTGTGGATGAGCACGGCGGCGCTGCTGGCCGCTGAGGGTTGGCGCAGCGATCCCCAGCATGCGGATTTCGTCCGGTATCTCTTCGAGGCTACGTCCGCATTCGGCACGGTAGGACTCTCTACCGGAGTGACCCCGGGACTCAGCGTGCTGGGCAAATTGATTCTTATCGTCACGATGTTCGTTGGCCGCCTTGGGCCGGTCACCCTCGCCCTCACGGTGACCGCCTCGGAGGTACAGCACTTCCGCTATCCGGAGGGGGAATTCCTGGTTGGATGA
- a CDS encoding L-threonylcarbamoyladenylate synthase has product MRRLTVDPDNPQPAVVEEAVGVLRAGGVIAYPTETLYGLGADARNPDAVSRVFRIKGRAEGRALPVIIGEVGMLGEVAAHVPPAALELAKAFWPGPLTLVLPAADLPSALLGGGDTVAVRVSGSLLCRKLSLQFGGPITATSANLSEGPELRDAEQVVQVLGERVDLILDAGPAPLDRPSTIVDCTGPRLRILREGAISRTELTSRLPELDWA; this is encoded by the coding sequence GTGCGTCGGCTAACGGTCGATCCGGACAATCCTCAGCCAGCGGTGGTCGAGGAAGCCGTGGGGGTGCTGCGCGCCGGCGGGGTCATCGCCTATCCGACGGAGACGCTGTACGGACTGGGGGCCGATGCCCGCAATCCCGATGCCGTCTCCCGTGTATTCCGGATCAAAGGCAGGGCCGAGGGACGGGCCCTTCCGGTGATCATTGGAGAGGTGGGGATGCTGGGGGAGGTTGCTGCGCACGTGCCTCCTGCTGCCCTTGAGCTGGCCAAAGCCTTCTGGCCCGGGCCGCTGACCCTGGTCCTTCCGGCTGCGGACCTGCCCTCCGCTCTTCTGGGTGGGGGCGATACGGTTGCGGTGAGGGTGTCCGGCAGCCTCCTGTGCCGGAAACTGAGCCTGCAGTTCGGCGGGCCTATCACGGCCACCAGCGCCAATCTGTCCGAGGGGCCTGAGCTGCGCGATGCCGAACAGGTGGTCCAGGTTCTGGGGGAGCGCGTGGATCTCATCCTGGATGCCGGTCCGGCGCCCTTAGACCGACCGTCGACGATCGTTGACTGCACGGGCCCGCGCCTGCGGATTCTGCGAGAAGGGGCCATTTCTCGAACCGAACTTACGAGTCGACTCCCTGAGCTGGACTGGGCATGA
- a CDS encoding glycosyltransferase family 9 protein translates to MRVLLVRTDRMGDVILSTPVATLLKEAHPDWQVDMLVSAWLAPLVRIHRDVDAVLTCQPERQRVRDLAHELRLRKYDAAVLLHPKPALAFALWLARIPLRIGTRYRAYSFLLNRRVAVHRKHSPLHELELNVLTAAPLGLAPIAHVNPLFRFSVPEEAEAAVSAKLEAAGAEPNARPIVVHPGSGGSARDWPIDRFAELLRDLAELSLGSVVVTGSSTERTLVDTLVALSQTPLVRLDGQLSVVELAALLRRARLVVANSTGPLHLAVAMGTPVVGLYCPVGPCHPRRWGPYGRPNAVVMPEVPECSRCRKSCPYYDCMASIPAGRVLEKIREVLDDATNVWQTADPKPTSVRMTPQPEEKS, encoded by the coding sequence ATGAGGGTCCTGTTGGTGCGGACGGATCGAATGGGGGACGTGATCCTCTCCACGCCTGTGGCTACCCTCCTCAAAGAGGCGCATCCGGACTGGCAGGTGGATATGCTCGTGTCCGCATGGCTGGCGCCACTGGTTCGTATCCATCGCGACGTGGATGCGGTGCTGACGTGCCAGCCCGAGCGGCAGCGCGTGCGGGACCTGGCCCACGAGCTACGCTTGCGGAAGTACGATGCCGCGGTGCTCCTCCACCCCAAGCCGGCTCTGGCCTTTGCCCTATGGCTGGCCCGGATCCCCCTGCGCATCGGGACCCGATACCGCGCCTACTCCTTTCTGCTCAATCGCCGGGTGGCGGTACATCGAAAGCACTCGCCCCTGCACGAGCTCGAGTTGAATGTGCTCACAGCCGCCCCCCTGGGCTTAGCCCCCATCGCCCATGTGAACCCTCTGTTCCGATTTTCCGTGCCCGAAGAGGCCGAGGCAGCCGTATCGGCCAAACTGGAGGCGGCTGGGGCGGAACCGAATGCCCGCCCGATCGTTGTGCATCCAGGCAGCGGTGGCTCGGCGCGCGACTGGCCGATCGACCGCTTTGCGGAGCTGCTGCGAGATCTGGCCGAGCTCTCGCTGGGTTCCGTGGTGGTCACGGGCAGCTCTACGGAGAGGACCCTGGTGGACACGCTTGTCGCCCTCTCGCAGACCCCTCTGGTCCGCCTGGATGGCCAGCTGAGCGTGGTGGAGCTTGCCGCCCTGCTCCGGCGGGCGCGCCTTGTCGTGGCCAATTCGACGGGGCCGCTGCACCTGGCCGTGGCTATGGGCACACCGGTGGTGGGTCTGTACTGTCCGGTCGGGCCGTGCCACCCGCGACGCTGGGGCCCCTACGGCCGGCCCAACGCCGTCGTCATGCCCGAGGTACCGGAGTGCAGCCGATGCCGAAAGAGTTGCCCGTACTACGATTGCATGGCCTCCATTCCTGCCGGAAGGGTTCTCGAGAAGATCCGGGAAGTCCTGGACGATGCTACGAACGTGTGGCAAACGGCCGACCCGAAGCCGACGTCGGTCCGGATGACCCCTCAGCCTGAGGAGAAGTCGTGA
- the queF gene encoding preQ(1) synthase, with protein MAEAEEIRRVETFPNEYRGRRYTIEIVNEEYTSVCPRTGLPDYGKIIIRYVPDEKVLELKALKYYFLQYRNKGIFYEHAVNRILDDLVASCQPLEMEVIGEFNVRGGMRSRVVARYVREEAQ; from the coding sequence ATGGCGGAAGCCGAGGAGATCCGGCGCGTCGAAACCTTCCCCAACGAGTACCGTGGGCGCCGGTATACGATCGAGATCGTGAACGAGGAGTACACCTCGGTCTGCCCCCGAACGGGACTCCCCGACTACGGGAAGATCATCATCCGTTACGTGCCCGACGAGAAGGTGCTGGAGCTGAAGGCCCTCAAGTACTATTTCCTGCAGTACCGGAACAAGGGCATTTTCTACGAGCACGCGGTCAATCGCATCCTCGACGACCTGGTGGCTTCCTGCCAGCCCCTCGAGATGGAGGTCATCGGCGAGTTCAACGTGCGGGGCGGAATGCGAAGCCGCGTGGTAGCGCGTTACGTGCGGGAGGAGGCGCAGTGA
- a CDS encoding GAF domain-containing protein, with protein sequence MSPDFDKNALYDLVYQEAARLLEGVDDRIAALANLSALLKQRMGFFWVGFYFVRGERLVLGPFQGTPACVYLPKPHGVCWAAVLRGETVVVPDVHQFPGHIACDPNSRSEIVVPIRDRRGQIRAVLDVDSDTLAAFDETDARGLEKLATLLSDFFPSEGGQPTEG encoded by the coding sequence ATGAGCCCCGATTTCGACAAGAACGCGCTCTACGATCTGGTGTACCAGGAGGCGGCTCGACTTCTCGAGGGAGTGGACGACCGGATCGCCGCGCTCGCCAATCTTTCGGCGCTGCTGAAGCAGAGGATGGGCTTCTTCTGGGTGGGCTTTTACTTTGTGCGGGGCGAGCGACTCGTTCTGGGCCCGTTTCAGGGCACGCCGGCCTGCGTCTACCTTCCCAAGCCGCACGGGGTGTGCTGGGCAGCCGTTCTCCGCGGCGAAACGGTGGTCGTGCCCGACGTCCATCAGTTTCCGGGGCACATCGCTTGCGACCCGAATTCGCGCTCGGAGATCGTGGTGCCCATTCGCGATCGCCGAGGGCAGATCCGCGCGGTTCTGGATGTGGACAGCGACACCCTGGCTGCCTTTGACGAAACCGACGCTCGGGGACTGGAAAAGCTCGCGACGTTGCTTTCCGATTTCTTCCCCTCCGAAGGAGGACAGCCGACCGAAGGGTAA